A window of Strigops habroptila isolate Jane chromosome 5, bStrHab1.2.pri, whole genome shotgun sequence contains these coding sequences:
- the CCNT2 gene encoding cyclin-T2 isoform X8, whose protein sequence is MATNSLHLTTFCLQYKPTVIACVCIHLACKWSNWEIPVSTDGKHWWEYVDPSVTLELLDELTHEFLQILEKTPSRLKRIRNWRANQAARKPKGDGQVSENSLLGSSLVQNSILVDTVAGVAANTSFQKPSASFPAPVPLTSGSISVPDSHAPENLAILATGMPSTSYSLASHQEWPQHQEQTRTEQIYSQKQETLPASQYNMNFQPGASVQLHSGVHHRPDKLAEHSTVKQEYSHKSGNKHHGQVAAPVIIPQKMSLDKYREKRKLETLELDVREHYVATPSEQQHKKHTQPQVASSSSVTSPIPKMKIPLANAEKPEKHLSDKKEKGGSLKLRIPIPPTEKGTSKEELKMKIKVSSSERHSSSDEGSGKSKHSSPHVSKEHKEKHKEHSLNRHHSIGHKHSHSHSGGGSGKHSTDGVTPTVLRSPVGLSSDGNSSSSSSSRKKLHSNDASHNHHSKMSKSSKSSGSSSSSSSVKQYVSSHSSVFNLPLPPPPPVTYQVGYGHLSTLVKLDKKPVENGPDVHHQYSTNSQHMDYKDTFDMLDSLLSAQGMNT, encoded by the exons ATGGCTACCAACAG TCTTCACCTTACCACGTTCTGTCTTCAGTACAAGCCCACAGTGATAGCATGTGTGTGCATTCACTTGGCCTGCAAGTGGTCCAACTGGGAGATTCCAGTATCAACTGATGGAAAACACTGGTGGGAATATGTAGATCCTTCAGTTACTCTAGAATTACTAGATG AGCTAACACACGAGTTTCTGCAGATACTGGAGAAGACGCCCAGCAGGCTCAAGAGAATTAGAAATTGGCGG GCTAATCAGGCAGCTAGGAAACCTAAAGGTGATGGGCAGGTATCAGAGAACTCGCTTCTTGGTTCATCTTTGGTCCAGAATTCCATTTTGGTGGATACAGTTGCTGGTGTAGCTGCAAACACAAGTTTCCAAAAACCATCTGCATCATTTCCTGCACCGGTACCTCTGACCTCAGGAAGTATTTCTGTTCCCGACAGTCATGCACCTGAAAATTTGGCAATATTAGCTACAGGAATGCCAAGTACCTCATACAGTTTGGCATCACACCAGGAATGGCCTCAGCATCAAGAACAAACAAGGACAGAACAAATATACTCTCAAAAGCAGGAGACATTACCTGCCAGTCAGTACAATATGAACTTCCAGCCAGGGGCATCCGTACAGTTGCACTCTGGAGTACATCACAGACCTGACAAACTTGCTGAGCATTCTACTGTCAAACAAGAGTATTCTCACAAGTCAGGAAACAAACACCACGGACAAGTTGCTGCTCCTGTAATAATTCCTCAAAAAATGTCTTTGGATAAATACAGAGAGAAGCGCAAACTAGAAACCCTTGAACTGGATGTGAGAGAACACTATGTAGCAACCCCAAGTGAACAGCAGCATAAAAAACACACGCAGCCACAGGTAGCCAGCAGTTCTTCTGTCACATCTCCTATTCCTAAAATGAAAATTCCTCTTGCAAACGCTGAGAAGCCTGAAAAACACTTGTctgataagaaagaaaagggtgGCTCGCTCAAGCTCCGCATACCAATCCCACCCACAGAAAAGGGTACCAGTAAGGaggagctgaaaatgaaaattaaagtttcttcctctgaaagGCATAGCTCATCGGATGAGGGCAGTGGGAAAAGTAAACACTCGAGTCCCCACGTTAGCAAAGAGCAtaaggaaaaacacaaagagCACTCTTTGAACCGCCACCACAGCATTGGCCATAAGCACTCCCATTCCCACAGTGGTGGTGGCAGCGGTAAGCATAGCACTGACGGAGTGACACCGACTGTCTTGAGGAGTCCTGTTGGCCTGAGTAGCGATGGCAATTCCTCAAGTTCCAGCTCTTCGAGAAAGAAGTTGCACAGCAACGATGCTTCTCACAACCACCACTCCAAAATGAGCAAAAGTTCCAAAAGTTCAGGTAGTTCATCTAGTTCTTCCTCTGTTAAGCAGTATGTATCCTCTCACAGCTCTGTTTTTAACCTTCCCTtaccccctcctccccctgtCACATACCAGGTGGGCTACGGACATCTCAGCACCCTCGTGAAACTGGACAAGAAACCAGTGGAGAACGGTCCTGATGTCCATCACCAGTACAGTACAAACAGCCAGCATATGGACTACAAAGATACATTCGACATGCTGGATTCGCTGTTAAGTGCCCAAGGAATGAACACGTAG
- the CCNT2 gene encoding cyclin-T2 isoform X3, with product MYVLGLVFFFQIISPTALFLAAKVEEQPRKLEHVIKVVNACLHPQEPQLDTKSDAYLQQAQELVILETIMLQTLGFEITIEHPHTDVVKCTQLVRASKDLAQTSYFMATNSLHLTTFCLQYKPTVIACVCIHLACKWSNWEIPVSTDGKHWWEYVDPSVTLELLDELTHEFLQILEKTPSRLKRIRNWRANQAARKPKGDGQVSENSLLGSSLVQNSILVDTVAGVAANTSFQKPSASFPAPVPLTSGSISVPDSHAPENLAILATGMPSTSYSLASHQEWPQHQEQTRTEQIYSQKQETLPASQYNMNFQPGASVQLHSGVHHRPDKLAEHSTVKQEYSHKSGNKHHGQVAAPVIIPQKMSLDKYREKRKLETLELDVREHYVATPSEQQHKKHTQPQVASSSSVTSPIPKMKIPLANAEKPEKHLSDKKEKGGSLKLRIPIPPTEKGTSKEELKMKIKVSSSERHSSSDEGSGKSKHSSPHVSKEHKEKHKEHSLNRHHSIGHKHSHSHSGGGSGKHSTDGVTPTVLRSPVGLSSDGNSSSSSSSRKKLHSNDASHNHHSKMSKSSKSSGSSSSSSSVKQYVSSHSSVFNLPLPPPPPVTYQVGYGHLSTLVKLDKKPVENGPDVHHQYSTNSQHMDYKDTFDMLDSLLSAQGMNT from the exons AtgtatgttttgggtttggtttttttttttcagataatatCTCCTACAGCATTGTTTTTGGCTGCAAAAGTGGAAGAACAGCCACGGAAACTTGAACATGTTATTAAAGTGGTAAATGCCTGTCTTCATCCTCAAGAGCCGCAACTGGATACAAAGAGTGAT GCATACCTTCAGCAAGCCCAAGAGCTGGTTATACTTGAAACAATAATGCTTCAAACTTTAG GTTTTGAGATTACCATTGAACATCCACACACAGATGTTGTGAAATGTACGCAATTAGTGAGAG caAGCAAGGATTTGGCACAGACATCCTATTTCATGGCTACCAACAG TCTTCACCTTACCACGTTCTGTCTTCAGTACAAGCCCACAGTGATAGCATGTGTGTGCATTCACTTGGCCTGCAAGTGGTCCAACTGGGAGATTCCAGTATCAACTGATGGAAAACACTGGTGGGAATATGTAGATCCTTCAGTTACTCTAGAATTACTAGATG AGCTAACACACGAGTTTCTGCAGATACTGGAGAAGACGCCCAGCAGGCTCAAGAGAATTAGAAATTGGCGG GCTAATCAGGCAGCTAGGAAACCTAAAGGTGATGGGCAGGTATCAGAGAACTCGCTTCTTGGTTCATCTTTGGTCCAGAATTCCATTTTGGTGGATACAGTTGCTGGTGTAGCTGCAAACACAAGTTTCCAAAAACCATCTGCATCATTTCCTGCACCGGTACCTCTGACCTCAGGAAGTATTTCTGTTCCCGACAGTCATGCACCTGAAAATTTGGCAATATTAGCTACAGGAATGCCAAGTACCTCATACAGTTTGGCATCACACCAGGAATGGCCTCAGCATCAAGAACAAACAAGGACAGAACAAATATACTCTCAAAAGCAGGAGACATTACCTGCCAGTCAGTACAATATGAACTTCCAGCCAGGGGCATCCGTACAGTTGCACTCTGGAGTACATCACAGACCTGACAAACTTGCTGAGCATTCTACTGTCAAACAAGAGTATTCTCACAAGTCAGGAAACAAACACCACGGACAAGTTGCTGCTCCTGTAATAATTCCTCAAAAAATGTCTTTGGATAAATACAGAGAGAAGCGCAAACTAGAAACCCTTGAACTGGATGTGAGAGAACACTATGTAGCAACCCCAAGTGAACAGCAGCATAAAAAACACACGCAGCCACAGGTAGCCAGCAGTTCTTCTGTCACATCTCCTATTCCTAAAATGAAAATTCCTCTTGCAAACGCTGAGAAGCCTGAAAAACACTTGTctgataagaaagaaaagggtgGCTCGCTCAAGCTCCGCATACCAATCCCACCCACAGAAAAGGGTACCAGTAAGGaggagctgaaaatgaaaattaaagtttcttcctctgaaagGCATAGCTCATCGGATGAGGGCAGTGGGAAAAGTAAACACTCGAGTCCCCACGTTAGCAAAGAGCAtaaggaaaaacacaaagagCACTCTTTGAACCGCCACCACAGCATTGGCCATAAGCACTCCCATTCCCACAGTGGTGGTGGCAGCGGTAAGCATAGCACTGACGGAGTGACACCGACTGTCTTGAGGAGTCCTGTTGGCCTGAGTAGCGATGGCAATTCCTCAAGTTCCAGCTCTTCGAGAAAGAAGTTGCACAGCAACGATGCTTCTCACAACCACCACTCCAAAATGAGCAAAAGTTCCAAAAGTTCAGGTAGTTCATCTAGTTCTTCCTCTGTTAAGCAGTATGTATCCTCTCACAGCTCTGTTTTTAACCTTCCCTtaccccctcctccccctgtCACATACCAGGTGGGCTACGGACATCTCAGCACCCTCGTGAAACTGGACAAGAAACCAGTGGAGAACGGTCCTGATGTCCATCACCAGTACAGTACAAACAGCCAGCATATGGACTACAAAGATACATTCGACATGCTGGATTCGCTGTTAAGTGCCCAAGGAATGAACACGTAG
- the CCNT2 gene encoding cyclin-T2 isoform X2, with product MAAAGSGTGSSARGGGGGSSAASRWFFSREQLENTPSRRCGVEADKELSYRQQAANLIQDMGQRLNVSQLTINTAIVYMHRFYMHHSFTKFNRNIISPTALFLAAKVEEQPRKLEHVIKVVNACLHPQEPQLDTKSDAYLQQAQELVILETIMLQTLGFEITIEHPHTDVVKCTQLVRASKDLAQTSYFMATNSLHLTTFCLQYKPTVIACVCIHLACKWSNWEIPVSTDGKHWWEYVDPSVTLELLDELTHEFLQILEKTPSRLKRIRNWRANQAARKPKGDGQVSENSLLGSSLVQNSILVDTVAGVAANTSFQKPSASFPAPVPLTSGSISVPDSHAPENLAILATGMPSTSYSLASHQEWPQHQEQTRTEQIYSQKQETLPASQYNMNFQPGASVQLHSGVHHRPDKLAEHSTVKQEYSHKSGNKHHGQVAAPVIIPQKMSLDKYREKRKLETLELDVREHYVATPSEQQHKKHTQPQVASSSSVTSPIPKMKIPLANAEKPEKHLSDKKEKGGSLKLRIPIPPTEKGTSKEELKMKIKVSSSERHSSSDEGSGKSKHSSPHVSKEHKEKHKEHSLNRHHSIGHKHSHSHSGGGSGKHSTDGVTPTVLRSPVGLSSDGNSSSSSSSRKKLHSNDASHNHHSKMSKSSKSSGGLRTSQHPRETGQETSGERS from the exons ATGGCGGCGGCGGGCTCGGGCACGGGCTCCtcggcgcggggcggcggcggcggctcctcgGCGGCGTCGCGCTGGTTCTTCAGCCGCGAGCAGCTGGAGAACACGCCGTCGCGGCGCTGCGGCGTGGAGGCCGACAAGGAGCTCTCGTACCGGCAGCAGGCGGCCAACCTCATTCAAGACATGGGCCAGCGCCTCAACGT ATCTCAGCTTACGATAAATACTGCAATTGTTTACATGCACAGGTTTTATATGCATCATTCCTTTACAAAATTTAATCGAAAT ataatatCTCCTACAGCATTGTTTTTGGCTGCAAAAGTGGAAGAACAGCCACGGAAACTTGAACATGTTATTAAAGTGGTAAATGCCTGTCTTCATCCTCAAGAGCCGCAACTGGATACAAAGAGTGAT GCATACCTTCAGCAAGCCCAAGAGCTGGTTATACTTGAAACAATAATGCTTCAAACTTTAG GTTTTGAGATTACCATTGAACATCCACACACAGATGTTGTGAAATGTACGCAATTAGTGAGAG caAGCAAGGATTTGGCACAGACATCCTATTTCATGGCTACCAACAG TCTTCACCTTACCACGTTCTGTCTTCAGTACAAGCCCACAGTGATAGCATGTGTGTGCATTCACTTGGCCTGCAAGTGGTCCAACTGGGAGATTCCAGTATCAACTGATGGAAAACACTGGTGGGAATATGTAGATCCTTCAGTTACTCTAGAATTACTAGATG AGCTAACACACGAGTTTCTGCAGATACTGGAGAAGACGCCCAGCAGGCTCAAGAGAATTAGAAATTGGCGG GCTAATCAGGCAGCTAGGAAACCTAAAGGTGATGGGCAGGTATCAGAGAACTCGCTTCTTGGTTCATCTTTGGTCCAGAATTCCATTTTGGTGGATACAGTTGCTGGTGTAGCTGCAAACACAAGTTTCCAAAAACCATCTGCATCATTTCCTGCACCGGTACCTCTGACCTCAGGAAGTATTTCTGTTCCCGACAGTCATGCACCTGAAAATTTGGCAATATTAGCTACAGGAATGCCAAGTACCTCATACAGTTTGGCATCACACCAGGAATGGCCTCAGCATCAAGAACAAACAAGGACAGAACAAATATACTCTCAAAAGCAGGAGACATTACCTGCCAGTCAGTACAATATGAACTTCCAGCCAGGGGCATCCGTACAGTTGCACTCTGGAGTACATCACAGACCTGACAAACTTGCTGAGCATTCTACTGTCAAACAAGAGTATTCTCACAAGTCAGGAAACAAACACCACGGACAAGTTGCTGCTCCTGTAATAATTCCTCAAAAAATGTCTTTGGATAAATACAGAGAGAAGCGCAAACTAGAAACCCTTGAACTGGATGTGAGAGAACACTATGTAGCAACCCCAAGTGAACAGCAGCATAAAAAACACACGCAGCCACAGGTAGCCAGCAGTTCTTCTGTCACATCTCCTATTCCTAAAATGAAAATTCCTCTTGCAAACGCTGAGAAGCCTGAAAAACACTTGTctgataagaaagaaaagggtgGCTCGCTCAAGCTCCGCATACCAATCCCACCCACAGAAAAGGGTACCAGTAAGGaggagctgaaaatgaaaattaaagtttcttcctctgaaagGCATAGCTCATCGGATGAGGGCAGTGGGAAAAGTAAACACTCGAGTCCCCACGTTAGCAAAGAGCAtaaggaaaaacacaaagagCACTCTTTGAACCGCCACCACAGCATTGGCCATAAGCACTCCCATTCCCACAGTGGTGGTGGCAGCGGTAAGCATAGCACTGACGGAGTGACACCGACTGTCTTGAGGAGTCCTGTTGGCCTGAGTAGCGATGGCAATTCCTCAAGTTCCAGCTCTTCGAGAAAGAAGTTGCACAGCAACGATGCTTCTCACAACCACCACTCCAAAATGAGCAAAAGTTCCAAAAGTTCAG GTGGGCTACGGACATCTCAGCACCCTCGTGAAACTGGACAAGAAACCAGTGGAGAACGGTCCTGA